The stretch of DNA AAAAGACATAACCGAGCAACATAGTTTTAAACTGGTAAATGAAACCATAAAACAATTAGAAGAAGTTGGTGCTAATGTGCAGGTTAAACCGAGAGAAATCAATTTCTTTTACCTTGACGACCAGCTTCGCGAACGTATCGTTTTTGAAAATGGCAAGTACACAGTTTTAAATACCAACATCAACTTTACCCAAGAAGAACTTGAAGGGGAAATTGATAATCATCCTGAAAAATTTAGTCCAAATGTAATCATGCGTCCTTTGTATGAAGAATGTATTTTGCCTAACCTTGCTTACATAGGCGGTGGTGCAGAGGTAAATTACTGGATGGAACTTAAATCAACTTTCGACTTTTATAAGATATTTTTTCCGGTTTTAGTACTTCGTAACTCCGCATTAGTAGTTGACGAAGCTTCAAAAAAGAAACTACAACACCTTAACCTTGACGCAAAGAACCTGTTTACTGATACCAACAAATTAGTTGACTTCTTTGTAAAGCAACAAAGCACCAACGAATTGAATCTGGATGTAGAAGTGCAGAAGATTGAAAAAGCCTTCACTCAAATTGCGTTAAAGGCCCAAAATATCGACCCCACTTTGTTAGGCAGTGTAGAAGCTGAAAAAACTAAGTTTTTCAATTCATTAAAAGGTTTAGAGAGCAAACTGTCTAAAGCTGAAAAGAAAAAATTTGAACAACAAACCAATCAGATTGTTAAAGTAAAGGAGAAGTTATTCCCGAATGGTTCCCTACAAGAGCGCAGCGACAACTTTATGCCGTTTTACTTAAAACAAGGAAATTGTTTTATTGATATGTTACACCAAAAATTTGATCCTTTGGAGTTTAAATTCTCCATTTTCGAGTAAAAAATAAACTTTATCTATTCATTTGTCATTAGTGCAAAAACTTAATGACAGACACAAAAAATAAAAAATAAAATGGCCGAAGTAAGCTACAGTACTTTTGATGTTGAGAGATTACGAACATTTACTATTGATATTTTCTTAAAAATGGGGGTTCCGCTCCATGATGCAGAACTTGCCGCTGATGTATTAATCAAAGCTGATTTACGAGGTATTGATTCACATGGTGTCGCTCGCTTAAGCGGATACGTTCGCTTATGGCAAAAAGGCCGTATCAATCCGACCCCAAATATTCGTATAGTGCATGAAACACCAAGTACTGCAACTATTGATGGAGATGCCGGACTGGGCTTAGTTGTTGCACCAAAAGCCATGCAAATTGCCATTGAAAAAGCTGAAAAAGCTGGCTCTGGCTGGATTTCCGTTAAAAACTCCAATCATTTTGGTATCGCTGCCTATCATGCAATGATGGCTGTTGAAAAAGATATGATTGGCATGTCGATGACAAATGCTTCTCCCCTCGTTGCCCCAACTTTCTCCACAGAAAGAATGCTAGGTACCAACCCGATTTGTTATGCATTTCCAACAGGAAAATATGCGCCTGTGGTAATGGATATGGCCACATCAGCAGCTGCGAATGGCAAATTAGAAATTGCTCAGCGTAAGGATGTGGAAGTTCCTCATGGCTGGATTCAGGATAAAGGCGGAAATGACACTACTGATGCTAACGGTTTAAAAAAAGGAGGTTCACTTTTGCCTCTTGGTAGCGATCGCGATCATGGTAGTCACAAAGGTTTTTGTCTGGGTTCTGTAGTAGATATCTTATCAGCTGTACTTTCTGGCGCAAGCTATGGACCATGGGTTCCTCCTTTCGTTGCTTTCTTAGATCCATTAGATAATCAACCCGGACAAGGCTTAGGTCATTTTTTGGGTGCTATGCGTGTAGACGGTTTCCGTCCGGTTGATGAATTTAAACAGCATATGGACAACTGGGTACATCGTTTTAAAACGGCTGAAACCGCTCCTGGATACGATTCAGTAATCATCCCCGGTGAACCTGAAACAGCAGCAGAGAACGAACGCATAACAGCAGGAATTCCATTAATTTCCTTAGTAGTAGAAGACCTTCGTTGTCTGGCCACAAAAATGGAAGTAACGTTTCCGAAAAGTATATAGACCATAGTCCATGGACCATAGTTGATAGCTTAATTATTGACTATGGTCTATCGACCTTGAACGATGAACTCTGGACTATCGACTCTGGACTATTGACTCTGGACTAACTTTACTACCTTTACGATTCACACAAATTATAATGAAATTAACCGTTATTGGATTGGGTCTGATCGGAGGCTCACTCGCTAAAGATTTACGTTCTAAAGGAATCGCAAAACATATTATTGGTGTTGATAAGAACGAAAAACATTGTGCTGAAGCTAAAGAGCTTGGCATTATTGATGAATATCAACCTCTCGAAAAAGCGGTAAGTGATGCTGACCTTGTTATTGTATCCGTTCCAGTAAATGCAACACTAAAGGTACTTCCTCTGGTTCTGGATGCTATTAATGAGAAGACGGTTGTAATGGATGTAGGTTCTACCAAGTCGGAGATCTGCAAGGTAGTGGAAAACCATCCTAAACGCCGTAATTATGTTGCCAATCATCCGATTGCCGGTACTGAAAACTCAGGACCGTCTGCCGCCATTGATGGTTTGTATGATAAAAAAACAACCATTATTTGCGAAGAAGAAAAATCAGACCCGAAAGCTGTTTTATTAGTAAAGGTTATTCATGAGGCTATCGGCATGCATGTGATTCACATGGGAGCCGAAGAGCACGATCGCCATATTGCTTATGTGTCACATCTTTCGCATGTTATTTCATACGTTTTAGGAAAAACCGTTTTGGAGATTGAAAAAGACGAAACTAACATTTTTGAGTTAGCAGGTTCGGGGTTTGCTTCTACAGCCCGTTTAGCCAAAAGTTCCCCAGAAATGTGGACACCGATCTTTATTCAAAATAAAAAGTCGCTTTTAAAATCGGTAGACGAATACATGAAAAATCTGCAGGATTTTCGTGATCTTATTGCCAACGATGATGAAAGTGCCTTATTCTCTGAAATTGGCAAGATCAATGATATCAGAAGAGTACTGGAAGGACTCGCTTTAAAACGAGCAAAAGGAAATTAAGGATAAAAGAATACAATCACGGAAAGCCGCCAAGTCGCAAAGTTTATTATTCTTTGGGCTTGGCGGTTTTTCTTTTTATCCCCTAATCAATTGTTTTTTGTTTCTGAACGACCTCTATTTAAGTTTAATTTTTTTCCCTTTATGATATAAATCATTTTTTAATGGCTTTATCTGCTTCTATTTTTGCTAAAGTCTTAAGCAAAATCATATTTACCTCTCCTCCTAAAAATATTAAAACCGGAGTATTAAATATTAGAAAACTAAATGAAGATTAAAGCATCCACAATAATTAATAAATTAACATACTTTTTTAGTATTCAATAAACCCAAATACCATAAACTTACCAACTATGAAAATAAAACGACTTAGTATTTTAGTCTTTTCAGTACTATCTGGATTATTAATGACCGAGTGTCAGAACTCAGGTACTAAAGGAACAACAAATGAGACAAGTAAAATTGAAGGTCAGGAAGTTGCCGTCTTAACAGATGCACCAAATGTTCCTCCGCCAATTACAAGGAAACATGCTACTAAAGTAATTGTTAACCTTGAGGTAATCGAAAAGGAAATG from Solitalea canadensis DSM 3403 encodes:
- the bshC gene encoding bacillithiol biosynthesis cysteine-adding enzyme BshC — encoded protein: MDCTQINYSTTGFFSKTLTDYLSNSPALSKFYKYQPHITSFQQVIADRTKSPINRKVLVDMLKLQYQSLGSGIWTENIDALLNANTYTVTTGHQLCLGTGPLYFIYKIITTINLAKEIEMANTGIKVVPVYWMATEDHDFEEINHFSIFSKKLTWELEAKGATGRLSTETLSSVYDELKTILGDSEQGQKLASLFEKSYLKHGNLADATRAFVHELFGEYGLVVIDADNRELKREFASVMKKDITEQHSFKLVNETIKQLEEVGANVQVKPREINFFYLDDQLRERIVFENGKYTVLNTNINFTQEELEGEIDNHPEKFSPNVIMRPLYEECILPNLAYIGGGAEVNYWMELKSTFDFYKIFFPVLVLRNSALVVDEASKKKLQHLNLDAKNLFTDTNKLVDFFVKQQSTNELNLDVEVQKIEKAFTQIALKAQNIDPTLLGSVEAEKTKFFNSLKGLESKLSKAEKKKFEQQTNQIVKVKEKLFPNGSLQERSDNFMPFYLKQGNCFIDMLHQKFDPLEFKFSIFE
- a CDS encoding Ldh family oxidoreductase → MAEVSYSTFDVERLRTFTIDIFLKMGVPLHDAELAADVLIKADLRGIDSHGVARLSGYVRLWQKGRINPTPNIRIVHETPSTATIDGDAGLGLVVAPKAMQIAIEKAEKAGSGWISVKNSNHFGIAAYHAMMAVEKDMIGMSMTNASPLVAPTFSTERMLGTNPICYAFPTGKYAPVVMDMATSAAANGKLEIAQRKDVEVPHGWIQDKGGNDTTDANGLKKGGSLLPLGSDRDHGSHKGFCLGSVVDILSAVLSGASYGPWVPPFVAFLDPLDNQPGQGLGHFLGAMRVDGFRPVDEFKQHMDNWVHRFKTAETAPGYDSVIIPGEPETAAENERITAGIPLISLVVEDLRCLATKMEVTFPKSI
- a CDS encoding prephenate dehydrogenase, whose product is MKLTVIGLGLIGGSLAKDLRSKGIAKHIIGVDKNEKHCAEAKELGIIDEYQPLEKAVSDADLVIVSVPVNATLKVLPLVLDAINEKTVVMDVGSTKSEICKVVENHPKRRNYVANHPIAGTENSGPSAAIDGLYDKKTTIICEEEKSDPKAVLLVKVIHEAIGMHVIHMGAEEHDRHIAYVSHLSHVISYVLGKTVLEIEKDETNIFELAGSGFASTARLAKSSPEMWTPIFIQNKKSLLKSVDEYMKNLQDFRDLIANDDESALFSEIGKINDIRRVLEGLALKRAKGN